In one window of Armatimonadota bacterium DNA:
- a CDS encoding SGNH/GDSL hydrolase family protein, with product MTALVCVVVLVLAAQMACAAPMVQPTDPPSMMVEVVEGDTVLRTLRVAPPRVVRVLGAQVVIGDDAPNQWAAGTRLPALVNPTGSVTVGAVVPGSVVVRSAPGGPEYRVDKDYLLDERWAAIGRVATGRIPRGATVYLDYAYCLSRLDTVQLAGGGVPSIRRGKPAVVCPRPAGAATGYRALSNIWVRPGITAVAADDIYPVGLTPTFPKPDRSGTAATRKLLAAGGKVTIVALGDSVTAGGEASKAELAFPQLFASTLRKRYPRANIDLVNAGVGGSNSDFGLERLNRDVLAHHPQLVVIEFVNDMGWPAEKIRANYRELIARIRAAGAEVVICTPHHIWPEWMGNFDVALAALRKVAAEEKVGLADASARWAALRAVGIPYETLLVNCINHPDDRGHRMFVDALMELF from the coding sequence GTGACAGCGCTGGTCTGTGTTGTGGTTCTCGTCCTGGCGGCCCAGATGGCGTGTGCCGCGCCGATGGTGCAGCCCACTGATCCGCCGTCGATGATGGTGGAGGTGGTGGAAGGTGACACCGTGCTGCGGACGCTGCGGGTGGCGCCGCCGCGGGTCGTGCGTGTCTTGGGCGCACAGGTGGTCATCGGCGACGATGCGCCGAACCAGTGGGCAGCCGGGACGCGGCTGCCGGCGCTGGTCAACCCCACGGGTTCGGTCACGGTGGGCGCGGTCGTGCCGGGGTCTGTGGTGGTGCGTTCCGCGCCGGGCGGGCCGGAGTACAGGGTTGACAAGGATTACCTGCTCGATGAACGATGGGCGGCGATCGGGCGGGTCGCGACCGGACGCATTCCGCGGGGCGCGACGGTGTACCTCGATTACGCGTACTGTCTGTCACGGCTCGACACCGTGCAGTTGGCCGGCGGGGGTGTGCCGAGCATCCGGCGGGGCAAACCAGCGGTGGTCTGCCCTCGTCCGGCGGGCGCGGCGACAGGGTACCGGGCGCTGTCGAACATCTGGGTGCGCCCCGGGATCACCGCCGTTGCTGCGGACGACATCTACCCCGTCGGGCTGACCCCGACGTTCCCCAAGCCCGACCGCTCCGGCACGGCGGCGACGCGCAAGCTGCTGGCCGCCGGGGGCAAGGTGACCATCGTCGCGCTCGGCGACAGCGTGACCGCCGGGGGCGAAGCAAGCAAGGCGGAGCTGGCATTCCCGCAGCTCTTTGCGTCAACACTGCGCAAGCGCTATCCGCGGGCGAACATCGACCTGGTGAATGCCGGCGTCGGCGGCAGCAATTCCGACTTCGGCCTGGAGCGGTTGAACCGCGACGTGCTCGCGCACCATCCGCAGCTCGTCGTCATCGAGTTCGTCAACGACATGGGCTGGCCGGCGGAGAAGATTCGCGCTAACTACCGCGAGCTGATCGCGCGCATCCGTGCGGCGGGGGCGGAGGTGGTCATCTGCACCCCGCACCACATCTGGCCGGAGTGGATGGGGAACTTCGACGTCGCGCTGGCAGCGCTGAGGAAAGTGGCCGCCGAGGAGAAGGTGGGCCTTGCTGATGCCTCGGCGCGCTGGGCGGCACTGCGCGCGGTCGGCATTCCCTACGAGACGCTGCTGGTGAACTGCATCAACCACCCCGATGACCGCGGGCACCGGATGTTCGTTGACGCGCTGATGGAGCTGTTCTGA
- a CDS encoding response regulator, translating into MTAKQGISVLIVDDDKALLGVLQSVLEAEGHRVEIVPSAYDALPRLDEERYDLVLVDLKMRRMDGLELLEHERLQQRGTRMVIMTAYPTVDTAVQAMRQGAFDYLVKPFKLAELRAVVERASAGDEPEQPGAQEGGS; encoded by the coding sequence ATGACGGCGAAGCAGGGCATTAGCGTCCTGATCGTTGACGACGACAAGGCGCTGCTGGGGGTGCTGCAGTCGGTGCTGGAAGCAGAGGGGCACCGGGTGGAGATTGTGCCGTCGGCGTACGATGCGCTGCCACGGCTGGACGAGGAGCGGTACGATCTGGTGCTGGTGGATCTGAAGATGCGGCGGATGGACGGGCTGGAACTGCTCGAGCACGAGCGCCTCCAGCAGCGGGGCACGCGCATGGTCATCATGACCGCGTACCCGACGGTGGACACAGCGGTGCAGGCGATGCGACAGGGGGCATTCGATTACCTCGTGAAGCCGTTCAAGCTGGCGGAGCTGCGGGCGGTGGTGGAGCGCGCGTCGGCCGGGGACGAGCCGGAGCAGCCGGGCGCGCAGGAGGGGGGGAGCTAG
- the galT gene encoding galactose-1-phosphate uridylyltransferase: MSELRYNPVTDEWVVVATARAKRPDGFANRMRRDAIECPFCPGREHMTPPTVHYLGDDGEAEWQVRVFENKYPAFTLDGKPCVNCEEIYRVVRGSGRHEVLVLSRDHAAHAAMLAVPQMQRVARAYVDRYRALSELEHLRYITIITNQGHGSGATLEHPHSQIFALPMVPKAIRRECSNALRRYKRTGKCITCQVIEHEADCGDRLVFRNEHFACFMPYASAFPFELSVAPLRHMAGFADMTDHEVDSFAAAMREANRRIYEKLDDPPYNAFLHSAPLREEGRLAGAFHWDWHVRPCLTTLGGFEHATGLVINASRPEDCAKFLREGAEDEAACGGTAAEEGHF, translated from the coding sequence ATGTCGGAGTTGAGATATAACCCGGTAACGGACGAATGGGTGGTGGTGGCGACGGCGCGGGCGAAGCGGCCCGACGGGTTCGCGAACCGGATGCGCCGCGACGCCATCGAGTGCCCGTTCTGTCCCGGGCGCGAGCACATGACGCCGCCGACGGTGCACTACCTCGGGGATGACGGCGAAGCCGAGTGGCAGGTGCGGGTATTCGAGAACAAGTATCCGGCCTTCACCCTCGACGGCAAGCCGTGCGTGAACTGCGAGGAGATCTACCGCGTGGTTCGCGGCAGCGGGCGGCACGAGGTGCTGGTGCTGTCGCGGGATCACGCGGCGCACGCGGCGATGCTGGCGGTGCCGCAGATGCAGCGCGTGGCGCGCGCGTATGTGGATCGCTACCGGGCGCTGAGCGAACTGGAGCACCTGCGCTACATTACCATCATCACCAATCAGGGCCACGGCTCAGGAGCGACGCTCGAGCACCCGCACTCGCAGATCTTCGCGCTGCCGATGGTGCCCAAGGCGATCCGCCGCGAATGCAGCAATGCGCTGCGCCGCTACAAGCGGACCGGCAAGTGCATCACGTGCCAGGTCATCGAGCACGAGGCCGACTGCGGCGACCGGCTGGTCTTCCGCAACGAGCACTTCGCATGTTTCATGCCGTACGCGTCGGCTTTCCCGTTCGAGCTGTCGGTGGCGCCGCTGCGCCACATGGCCGGCTTCGCCGACATGACCGACCACGAGGTGGATTCCTTCGCCGCGGCGATGCGCGAGGCCAATCGGCGCATCTACGAGAAGCTCGACGACCCGCCGTACAATGCGTTCCTCCACTCCGCCCCGCTGCGCGAGGAAGGGCGGCTCGCGGGAGCATTCCACTGGGATTGGCACGTCCGCCCGTGCCTCACCACCCTCGGCGGATTCGAGCACGCCACCGGGCTCGTCATCAACGCCTCGCGGCCGGAGGACTGCGCGAAGTTCCTGCGCGAGGGCGCTGAGGACGAGGCAGCGTGCGGCGGCACCGCGGCGGAAGAAGGGCATTTCTGA
- a CDS encoding HAMP domain-containing protein has translation MFNLITSLSVKWKVILPVSLILLVAFGMSTYVVIGMPGRGLAVILATQIGALVLVGVAIAVIVHAAVYYPIMRLMRTMGKVERGDLSARARVVAHDEIGRLRERFNQMVEQIEAKNRELARAQEQLAQSEKLASIGLLAAGVAHEINNPLTSISVAAESLLESGANDKERDLARAVGEQAGRISQIVGQLLSFDYSERFEVEPRDVRDVIEEALAPVDVHKIRVSRHYETHLPKVPMDADRLRQAFANIVSNAVDAMGDKGELSVAVRHRGDEVEIVLSDTGPGITADTVRRIFDPFFSTKEVGEGTGLGLAIAYHLIKMHRGEIYVYSPALGEPHSGRGTSFLIRLPEVEGDDGEAGH, from the coding sequence ATGTTCAACCTCATCACCTCGCTGAGCGTGAAATGGAAGGTGATCCTGCCGGTGAGCCTGATTCTGCTCGTGGCGTTCGGCATGAGCACGTATGTGGTCATCGGCATGCCGGGGCGGGGGCTGGCGGTGATCCTGGCGACGCAGATCGGGGCGCTGGTGCTGGTGGGGGTGGCGATCGCGGTCATCGTCCACGCGGCGGTGTACTATCCGATCATGCGGCTGATGCGGACGATGGGCAAGGTGGAGCGGGGCGACCTGTCGGCGCGCGCGCGCGTGGTGGCGCACGACGAGATCGGGCGGCTGCGCGAGCGGTTCAACCAGATGGTGGAGCAGATCGAGGCCAAGAATCGCGAGTTGGCGCGGGCGCAAGAGCAATTGGCGCAGAGCGAGAAGCTGGCCTCGATCGGGCTGCTCGCGGCGGGCGTGGCGCATGAGATCAACAACCCGCTGACGAGCATCTCGGTCGCCGCAGAGAGCCTGCTCGAATCGGGCGCCAACGACAAAGAGCGCGACCTCGCGCGAGCGGTGGGCGAACAGGCGGGACGCATCTCGCAGATCGTGGGACAACTGTTGAGCTTCGATTACTCCGAGCGTTTCGAGGTCGAGCCGCGGGATGTGCGCGATGTGATCGAGGAAGCCCTGGCGCCGGTTGACGTCCACAAGATACGGGTGTCTCGCCACTACGAGACGCACTTGCCGAAGGTGCCGATGGACGCCGACAGATTGCGCCAGGCGTTCGCCAATATCGTGAGCAATGCGGTGGATGCGATGGGCGATAAGGGCGAGCTGTCGGTGGCGGTGCGGCACCGCGGCGACGAAGTGGAGATCGTTCTCAGCGACACCGGGCCGGGCATTACGGCGGACACGGTACGGCGCATCTTCGACCCGTTCTTCTCGACCAAGGAGGTCGGCGAGGGCACGGGGCTCGGTCTCGCCATCGCATATCACCTGATCAAGATGCACCGGGGGGAGATCTACGTCTACAGCCCGGCGTTGGGAGAGCCGCACTCGGGCCGGGGCACGAGCTTCCTGATTCGACTGCCGGAGGTGGAGGGCGATGACGGCGAAGCAGGGCATTAG